From a single Nitrogeniibacter mangrovi genomic region:
- the mreD gene encoding rod shape-determining protein MreD, whose protein sequence is MQPTNRSQRILRPVRLWFVYLSLIVALVLNFIPTGRLPGVPDWLALVLAFWCVREPLHVGMGTGFIFGLLMDVAYGAAMGQHALAYVLLAYGANALARRVMWFGPIQQSVQILPLLLGVQLVMVLVRVLAGAEFPGWWYFTGSFTAAVLWLPLHFVLLLPQYQPEERDDNRPI, encoded by the coding sequence ATGCAGCCGACCAACCGATCCCAGCGCATTCTCCGGCCGGTTCGCCTGTGGTTCGTGTACCTGTCGCTGATCGTGGCGCTGGTGCTGAACTTCATTCCCACCGGGCGGCTGCCGGGCGTGCCCGACTGGCTCGCGCTGGTGCTGGCCTTCTGGTGCGTGCGCGAACCGCTGCACGTGGGCATGGGCACCGGCTTCATCTTCGGGCTGCTCATGGATGTGGCCTATGGCGCGGCCATGGGCCAGCATGCGCTGGCCTACGTGCTGCTCGCCTACGGCGCCAACGCGCTCGCGCGCCGTGTGATGTGGTTCGGCCCCATCCAGCAGTCGGTGCAGATCCTGCCCCTGCTGCTCGGTGTGCAGCTGGTCATGGTCCTGGTGAGGGTGCTCGCCGGCGCCGAATTTCCCGGCTGGTGGTATTTCACCGGCAGCTTCACGGCGGCGGTACTGTGGCTGCCGCTGCACTTCGTGCTCCTGCTGCCGCAGTACCAGCCCGAAGAGCGCGATGACAACCGGCCGATCTGA
- a CDS encoding D-amino acid aminotransferase encodes MSTCYLNGQWQALESARISPMDRGFLFGDGVYEVIPAYSGHPFRLDEHLRRLANSLAAIGLPNPLPHADWAALVREAVARNPWPDQSVYLQVSRGVGAVRNHAFPAQVTPTVFLMSEPLLTPDAATRAQGVAAVSAADFRWLRCDLKTVSLLANCLLKQHAAEHGCAETVLFRDGFLTEGAASSIFVVVDGVLLAPPKSHLMLPGITYDVVLELAADRGLPHQVREVLEDEVRGADELWMASSTREVLPITRLDERPVGRGRPGPMAARMIAWYQEFKQEVMRCGG; translated from the coding sequence GTGAGCACGTGCTACCTCAACGGCCAGTGGCAGGCGCTCGAATCGGCGCGCATCTCGCCCATGGACCGGGGGTTTCTGTTCGGCGATGGCGTCTATGAAGTCATCCCCGCCTACTCGGGCCACCCGTTCCGGCTCGACGAGCACCTGCGCCGGCTGGCCAACTCGCTCGCGGCCATCGGCCTGCCCAACCCGCTGCCGCACGCCGATTGGGCGGCCCTGGTGCGCGAGGCGGTGGCGCGAAACCCGTGGCCTGACCAATCGGTCTACCTGCAGGTGAGCCGGGGCGTCGGGGCGGTGCGCAACCATGCCTTCCCGGCGCAGGTGACGCCGACGGTGTTCCTCATGAGCGAGCCGCTGCTCACGCCCGACGCGGCGACGCGGGCGCAGGGGGTGGCGGCGGTGAGTGCGGCGGACTTCCGCTGGCTGCGCTGCGATCTGAAGACCGTGTCGCTGCTGGCCAACTGCCTGCTCAAGCAGCATGCGGCGGAGCACGGCTGCGCCGAGACGGTGCTGTTCCGCGACGGTTTCCTCACCGAGGGGGCCGCCTCGAGCATCTTCGTGGTCGTCGACGGCGTGCTGCTGGCGCCGCCCAAGAGCCACCTCATGCTGCCCGGCATCACCTACGACGTGGTCCTCGAACTGGCCGCGGATCGGGGCCTGCCCCATCAGGTGCGCGAGGTGCTCGAAGACGAGGTGCGTGGCGCCGACGAACTGTGGATGGCCTCCTCGACCCGCGAGGTGCTGCCTATCACCCGGCTCGACGAGCGGCCGGTGGGCCGCGGCCGGCCGGGGCCGATGGCCGCCCGGATGATCGCGTGGTATCAGGAATTCAAGCAGGAGGTCATGCGCTGTGGCGGATGA
- the rodA gene encoding rod shape-determining protein RodA codes for MEWRIHPVALIRGFLRPIDPPLFLLLSVLLAASMMLMQSASPERMQAQLLNTGVALAMMWITARIPASRLLSMALPLYLVGVLLLIGVALFGEVSKGAQRWLHIGVTRIQPSELMKIAMPLMLAWYFQQREGAIGLRDFIVAAVLLAVPVGLIVTQPDLGTSLLVAAAGFYVIYFAGLSWRLLVPVFVLGVIGIGAIVIFGDTLCQPGMDWQILREYQKQRVCTLLDPTSDPLGRGFHIIQSTIAIGSGGLFGKGWLNGTQTHLSFIPERHTDFIFAVLAEEFGLVGALVLLVVLMLMILRGLVIAAQASTLGTRLLAGAITMIFFTYAFVNMGMVSGILPVVGVPLPFISYGGTALVTLCVGVGMLMSIHRERQQSQT; via the coding sequence ATGGAGTGGCGCATTCACCCGGTGGCGCTGATCCGCGGCTTCCTGCGGCCCATCGATCCGCCCCTGTTCCTGCTGCTCAGCGTGCTGCTGGCGGCGTCCATGATGCTCATGCAGAGCGCGTCGCCGGAGCGCATGCAGGCGCAGCTCCTGAACACCGGCGTGGCCCTGGCGATGATGTGGATCACCGCGCGCATTCCGGCGTCGCGGCTGCTCTCCATGGCCCTGCCGCTGTACCTGGTCGGGGTGCTGCTGCTCATCGGCGTGGCCCTGTTCGGCGAGGTCTCCAAGGGCGCGCAGCGTTGGTTGCACATCGGCGTGACCCGCATCCAGCCGTCCGAGCTCATGAAGATCGCCATGCCGCTGATGCTGGCCTGGTACTTCCAGCAGCGCGAAGGCGCGATCGGCCTGCGCGATTTCATCGTCGCCGCGGTGCTGCTGGCGGTGCCGGTCGGGCTGATCGTCACCCAACCCGACCTGGGCACCAGCCTGCTGGTGGCGGCGGCCGGCTTCTACGTGATCTACTTCGCCGGGCTGTCGTGGCGCCTGCTGGTGCCGGTGTTCGTGCTCGGCGTGATCGGCATCGGCGCCATCGTGATCTTCGGCGATACCCTGTGTCAGCCGGGCATGGACTGGCAGATCCTGCGCGAGTACCAGAAGCAGCGCGTGTGCACCCTGCTCGACCCCACCTCCGATCCGCTCGGCCGGGGCTTCCACATCATCCAGTCCACCATCGCCATCGGCTCGGGCGGGCTGTTCGGCAAGGGCTGGCTCAACGGCACCCAGACCCACCTGTCCTTCATCCCCGAACGGCACACCGACTTCATCTTCGCGGTGCTCGCCGAAGAGTTCGGACTCGTGGGCGCCCTGGTGCTGCTGGTGGTGTTGATGCTCATGATCCTGCGCGGGCTGGTCATCGCGGCCCAGGCGTCGACGCTGGGGACCCGCCTGCTGGCTGGCGCGATCACCATGATCTTCTTCACCTACGCCTTCGTGAACATGGGCATGGTCAGTGGTATTCTCCCCGTCGTCGGCGTGCCCTTGCCTTTCATCAGCTACGGGGGGACCGCACTGGTGACCCTGTGCGTGGGCGTGGGCATGCTCATGAGCATTCATCGGGAGCGTCAGCAGAGCCAGACATGA
- a CDS encoding septal ring lytic transglycosylase RlpA family protein encodes MSAQGRSPLSIRAVGLAAVVLLLAACSSAPPRETARSAPPGHPDLPWSGGKYYEDDGPGAKVPEDIDRIADAVPRDEPIHVATSRPYSVFGEDYVPMTSRQPFVQEGRASWYGRKFNGKRTANGEIYDMYAMSAAHKTLPLPSYVRVTNLENGRSVIVRVNDRGPFHSSRIIDLSYAAAYKLGYLRQGSTRVRIETVRPGDEPAPVPAPAEARPVMVEAPAAPTPAPSTAVAQAADAVPTTGATPDPAAILDGAPVPDAPTATAVAATTPEAAPRGVYVQLGAFRTRDNAEGFLGYVGRELGWLRDRLGVHADADRYRLSAGPYPSADAAREAARRIADALDLRPFVVVR; translated from the coding sequence ATGAGCGCGCAAGGCCGTTCACCCCTGTCGATTCGTGCCGTCGGCCTCGCGGCCGTCGTGCTGCTGCTGGCGGCCTGTTCGAGCGCGCCGCCACGCGAGACCGCCCGCAGCGCGCCGCCCGGGCACCCCGATCTGCCCTGGTCCGGCGGCAAGTACTACGAGGACGACGGCCCCGGCGCCAAGGTGCCCGAGGACATCGACCGCATCGCCGACGCGGTGCCACGCGACGAACCCATTCATGTGGCCACCAGCCGCCCCTATTCCGTGTTCGGGGAGGACTACGTGCCCATGACCTCGCGCCAGCCCTTCGTCCAGGAAGGGCGCGCGAGCTGGTACGGACGCAAATTCAACGGCAAGCGCACCGCCAATGGCGAGATCTACGACATGTATGCGATGAGCGCGGCGCACAAGACGCTGCCGCTGCCGTCCTACGTGCGCGTGACCAATCTGGAGAACGGCCGCTCGGTGATCGTGCGGGTCAACGATCGCGGCCCCTTCCACTCCTCGCGCATCATCGACCTGTCCTACGCGGCGGCCTACAAGCTCGGCTACCTGCGCCAGGGCAGCACCCGGGTGCGCATCGAGACGGTGCGACCCGGCGATGAGCCCGCGCCGGTTCCGGCCCCTGCCGAGGCCCGTCCGGTCATGGTCGAGGCGCCGGCGGCGCCAACGCCTGCGCCGTCGACAGCGGTGGCGCAGGCCGCCGATGCCGTGCCGACCACGGGCGCGACGCCGGATCCGGCCGCCATCCTCGACGGCGCGCCGGTGCCCGACGCACCCACGGCGACGGCCGTCGCCGCCACCACGCCGGAGGCGGCCCCCCGCGGCGTCTATGTCCAGCTCGGGGCCTTCCGCACGCGGGACAACGCCGAAGGCTTTCTCGGCTACGTGGGGCGCGAGCTCGGGTGGCTGCGTGACCGGCTCGGCGTGCACGCCGACGCCGACCGCTACCGCCTCAGCGCCGGCCCCTATCCGAGTGCCGATGCGGCTCGCGAAGCCGCCCGCCGCATCGCCGATGCGCTCGACCTGAGGCCCTTCGTGGTGGTGCGTTGA
- the mrdA gene encoding penicillin-binding protein 2, translated as MTEFRSPDQEVGQLRQRVVVAGVFMFLCLCVLAGRFFYLQVMRFDYYHTRAEDNRIAVVPVPPNRGTIVDRKGEVLARNFAAYTLEINPSRVEDVDATIDALGQIVQIDDYDRRRFRKFRETSKYFESVPIRTRLTDVEVARFVARRYRFPGVDVRARLFREYPHGDLFGHVIGYMGRINTRDEARIEEAGETANYRGTDHIGKRGLEQSYESLLHGHTGSEQVEVDVGGRAVRVLDRRTALPGHSLILTVDVDLQRVATQAFAGRRGALVAMNPKTGGVLALVSSPSFDPNLFVDGISVADWRALNDSPDHPLLNRAIYSAYPPGSTFKPFMGLAGLELGKRTPEQSIVDPGYFVFGGHRFLDDKPGGHGVVDMHKSIVESCNTYYYMLANDLGIEAIADFMAPFGFGQPTGIDIPGEASGVLPSPAWKKARFRKPGQQRWYGGETISVGIGQGYNAYTPIQLATALSTLVNNGVMFRPHLVQYIVDPVTGARTQVAPDPVRRLPLKAENLAVIRAAMVDVTRTGTGARAFAGAPYAVGGKTGTAQVYSLRGSRYKEGDVAERLRDHSWFIAYAPAEDPKIAMAVLVENGGFGSRSAAPIARQVLDYYLLGKRPEGPPPGAEDAGPGPAGGD; from the coding sequence ATGACCGAGTTCCGTTCGCCCGACCAGGAAGTGGGCCAGCTGCGCCAGCGGGTGGTGGTGGCCGGTGTGTTCATGTTCCTGTGTCTGTGCGTGCTGGCAGGGCGCTTCTTCTACCTGCAGGTGATGCGCTTCGACTACTACCACACCCGCGCCGAGGACAACCGCATCGCGGTGGTGCCGGTGCCGCCCAATCGCGGCACCATCGTCGATCGCAAGGGCGAGGTGCTGGCGCGCAACTTCGCTGCCTACACCCTAGAGATCAATCCGTCCCGGGTCGAGGATGTGGATGCGACCATCGACGCCCTGGGCCAGATCGTGCAGATCGACGACTACGATCGGCGCCGCTTCCGTAAATTCCGCGAAACCAGCAAATACTTCGAGAGCGTGCCGATCCGCACCCGGCTGACCGATGTGGAAGTGGCCCGCTTCGTTGCCCGGCGCTACCGCTTTCCCGGGGTGGACGTGCGCGCCCGGCTGTTCCGCGAGTATCCCCATGGCGATCTGTTCGGCCATGTGATCGGCTACATGGGGCGCATCAACACGCGCGACGAGGCGCGTATCGAGGAGGCGGGTGAGACCGCCAACTACCGCGGCACCGACCACATCGGCAAGCGCGGGCTGGAGCAGAGCTACGAGAGCCTGCTGCACGGCCACACCGGCTCCGAGCAGGTGGAGGTGGACGTGGGCGGGCGCGCGGTGCGGGTGCTCGACCGCCGGACCGCGCTGCCGGGGCACAGCCTGATCCTGACCGTGGACGTGGACCTGCAACGCGTGGCCACCCAGGCCTTCGCCGGGCGGCGCGGCGCGCTGGTGGCGATGAACCCCAAGACCGGCGGCGTGCTGGCGCTGGTCTCCTCGCCCAGTTTCGATCCCAACCTGTTCGTCGACGGCATCTCGGTGGCCGACTGGCGGGCGCTCAACGATTCGCCCGACCACCCGCTGCTCAACCGGGCCATCTACTCGGCCTATCCGCCGGGCTCCACCTTCAAGCCCTTCATGGGGCTGGCGGGCCTGGAACTGGGCAAGCGCACCCCGGAGCAGTCCATCGTCGATCCGGGCTATTTCGTGTTCGGCGGCCACCGCTTCCTCGACGACAAGCCGGGCGGGCATGGCGTGGTCGACATGCACAAGTCCATCGTCGAGTCCTGCAACACCTATTACTACATGCTCGCCAACGACCTGGGCATCGAGGCCATCGCCGATTTCATGGCGCCCTTCGGCTTCGGTCAGCCCACCGGCATCGACATTCCGGGCGAGGCCTCGGGGGTGCTGCCCTCGCCGGCGTGGAAGAAGGCGCGATTCCGGAAGCCCGGCCAGCAGCGCTGGTACGGCGGCGAGACCATCTCGGTGGGTATCGGCCAGGGCTACAACGCCTACACCCCGATCCAGCTGGCCACGGCCCTGTCCACGCTGGTCAACAACGGGGTGATGTTCCGCCCGCACCTGGTGCAGTACATCGTCGACCCGGTGACCGGGGCGCGCACCCAGGTGGCGCCTGATCCGGTGCGGCGCCTCCCGCTCAAGGCGGAGAACCTGGCGGTCATCCGCGCCGCCATGGTGGACGTCACCCGCACCGGCACCGGCGCGCGTGCCTTCGCCGGCGCGCCCTACGCGGTCGGCGGCAAGACCGGCACGGCGCAGGTCTATTCGCTGCGCGGCAGCCGCTACAAGGAAGGGGACGTGGCCGAGCGCCTGCGCGACCACTCCTGGTTCATCGCCTACGCGCCGGCCGAGGATCCGAAGATCGCGATGGCGGTGCTGGTGGAGAACGGCGGCTTCGGGTCGCGCTCGGCGGCCCCGATCGCGCGCCAGGTGCTCGATTACTATCTGCTCGGCAAGCGGCCGGAGGGGCCCCCGCCCGGCGCCGAGGACGCCGGCCCCGGTCCGGCGGGAGGGGACTGA
- the lipA gene encoding lipoyl synthase, translating to METKTRKQRGADKTARIPIKIVPAERLKKPEWIRIRIGAGAEAERFNEIKATLRDHKLHTVCEEASCPNIHECFGKGTATFMIMGDICTRRCPFCDVGHGRPDPLNADEPRDLAETIAAMRLNYVVITSVDRDDLRDGGAQHFVDCIRETRARAPKTSIEVLVPDFRGRMDIALAIFDQAPPDVMNHNLETVPRLYKQARPGSDYQYSLDLLKAFKARHPDVATKSGLMVGLGETDEEILEVMRDLRAHDVEMLTIGQYLQPSGGHLPVLRYVHPDTFKMFETEALKMGFRNAACGPMVRSSYWADQQAHGAGVV from the coding sequence ATGGAAACCAAGACCCGGAAACAGCGCGGCGCCGACAAGACCGCCCGCATCCCCATCAAGATCGTGCCCGCGGAGCGGCTCAAGAAGCCCGAATGGATCCGCATCAGGATCGGCGCCGGCGCCGAGGCCGAGCGCTTCAACGAGATCAAGGCCACGCTGCGCGACCACAAGCTGCACACGGTGTGCGAAGAGGCCTCCTGCCCCAACATCCACGAATGCTTCGGCAAGGGCACGGCCACCTTCATGATCATGGGTGACATCTGCACCCGGCGCTGCCCCTTCTGCGACGTCGGCCACGGCCGCCCGGACCCGCTCAACGCCGACGAGCCCAGGGATCTGGCCGAGACCATCGCCGCCATGCGCCTGAACTACGTGGTGATCACCTCGGTGGACCGGGACGATCTGCGCGACGGCGGCGCCCAGCACTTCGTCGATTGCATCCGCGAGACCCGCGCCCGCGCGCCCAAGACGAGCATCGAGGTGCTGGTGCCCGACTTCCGCGGCCGCATGGACATCGCCCTGGCCATCTTCGATCAGGCCCCGCCGGACGTGATGAACCACAACCTCGAGACCGTGCCGCGCCTGTACAAGCAGGCCCGCCCGGGCTCCGACTACCAGTACTCCCTCGACCTGCTCAAGGCCTTCAAGGCCCGCCACCCGGACGTCGCCACCAAGTCGGGCCTCATGGTCGGCCTCGGCGAGACCGACGAGGAGATCCTCGAGGTGATGCGCGACCTGCGCGCGCACGATGTGGAGATGCTGACCATCGGCCAGTACCTGCAGCCCTCCGGCGGCCACCTGCCGGTGCTGCGCTACGTGCATCCGGACACCTTCAAGATGTTCGAGACCGAGGCGCTGAAAATGGGTTTCAGGAACGCCGCCTGCGGTCCGATGGTCCGCTCCAGCTACTGGGCCGACCAGCAGGCCCACGGCGCCGGAGTGGTCTGA
- a CDS encoding HP0495 family protein, producing MADENKRETLIEFPCDFPIKVMGVRVDDFAQTIAEVVVRHDSGFDVACMEMRPSSKGNYLSLTCTVRAVSQAQLDALYRELSSHPMVKVVL from the coding sequence GTGGCGGATGAGAACAAGCGGGAGACGCTGATCGAGTTTCCCTGTGATTTCCCCATCAAGGTGATGGGGGTGCGGGTCGATGACTTCGCCCAGACCATTGCCGAGGTGGTGGTGCGGCACGACAGCGGATTCGATGTGGCCTGCATGGAGATGCGCCCCTCGAGCAAGGGCAACTACCTGTCGCTCACCTGCACCGTGCGCGCGGTCTCGCAGGCGCAGCTCGACGCGCTGTACCGGGAGCTGTCCAGCCACCCGATGGTCAAGGTGGTGCTCTGA
- the mreC gene encoding rod shape-determining protein MreC — MVGHQPPPIFRRGPAPLVRLFVLVCICLGMLIADLQYRYLDVVRKTVSVVLYPLEMAAAAPVEFLANASRYFSTLVEVQGENRSLRKKALADADRLLRQAELERENARLRELLEMSNRAPVRSIAADVLYEARDAFSRKVILDRGAQHDVQPGQAVVDELGVVGQVTRVYPIQAEVTLVTDKGQAVPVRIERTGQRGVIYGAGDGRLELRYLLANADVQPGDLLVTSGLDDLFLPGIPVAKVVTVDRTRQAFALIACEPVARVGQTSQVLILGRAVPNQPPATEADAGTTPGAAAPAAKE, encoded by the coding sequence TGCATCTGCCTCGGCATGCTCATCGCCGACCTGCAGTACCGCTATCTGGACGTGGTGCGCAAGACCGTCTCCGTGGTGCTCTATCCGCTCGAAATGGCGGCCGCCGCGCCGGTCGAGTTTCTCGCCAACGCCTCGCGCTATTTCTCCACCCTGGTCGAGGTCCAGGGCGAGAACCGGTCGCTGCGCAAGAAGGCGCTGGCCGACGCCGACCGCCTGCTGCGTCAGGCCGAACTGGAGCGCGAGAACGCGCGTCTGCGCGAGCTGCTGGAGATGTCGAACCGCGCGCCGGTGCGTTCGATCGCGGCCGATGTGCTCTACGAGGCGCGCGATGCCTTCTCGCGCAAGGTGATCCTCGACCGTGGCGCGCAGCACGACGTGCAGCCCGGTCAGGCGGTGGTCGATGAACTCGGCGTCGTCGGCCAGGTCACCCGGGTGTATCCGATCCAGGCGGAAGTGACCCTGGTGACCGACAAGGGTCAGGCGGTGCCGGTGCGCATCGAGCGCACCGGGCAGCGCGGCGTCATCTACGGCGCCGGCGACGGCCGCCTCGAGTTGCGCTACCTGCTTGCCAATGCCGACGTGCAGCCCGGCGATCTGCTCGTGACCTCCGGCCTCGACGATCTGTTCCTGCCCGGCATCCCGGTGGCGAAGGTGGTGACCGTGGACCGCACCCGCCAGGCCTTCGCCCTGATCGCCTGCGAGCCGGTCGCGCGTGTCGGTCAGACCTCACAGGTGCTGATCCTGGGGCGCGCGGTGCCGAATCAGCCGCCGGCGACCGAAGCGGACGCCGGGACGACGCCGGGCGCGGCCGCCCCCGCGGCGAAGGAGTAA
- the lipB gene encoding lipoyl(octanoyl) transferase LipB yields MTANGCTVRDLGLAPYEPTWRAMQAYTDARGADTPDELWCVQHPPVYTLGQAGKPEHLLCETDIPMVKIDRGGQITYHGPGQLVIYLLLDLRRRGIRVRELVTLMEQALIDCLADYGLAAERQAGAPGVYIDGAKIAALGLRVRNGCSYHGLSLNVDMDLTPFTWINPCGYSGLKTIQLKDFGVSASHEEVRDRLVGHLARLLPPMRKVDAAAA; encoded by the coding sequence ATGACGGCCAACGGGTGCACGGTGCGCGATCTGGGCCTGGCTCCCTACGAGCCCACCTGGCGCGCCATGCAGGCGTACACCGATGCCCGTGGCGCGGACACGCCCGACGAATTGTGGTGCGTGCAGCATCCGCCGGTGTATACCCTCGGCCAGGCGGGCAAGCCGGAGCACCTGCTGTGTGAGACCGACATTCCCATGGTCAAGATCGACCGCGGCGGCCAGATCACCTATCACGGCCCCGGCCAGCTGGTGATCTACCTGCTGCTCGATCTGCGCCGGCGCGGTATCCGGGTGCGCGAACTGGTCACGCTCATGGAGCAGGCCCTCATCGACTGCCTGGCCGACTACGGCCTCGCTGCCGAGCGCCAGGCCGGCGCGCCGGGGGTGTACATCGACGGCGCCAAGATCGCGGCGCTCGGGCTGCGGGTGCGCAACGGCTGCAGCTACCACGGATTGAGTCTCAATGTCGATATGGACTTGACACCATTTACGTGGATCAACCCCTGTGGCTATAGTGGCCTCAAGACCATACAACTGAAGGACTTCGGGGTGAGCGCCTCGCACGAGGAGGTGCGCGACCGGCTGGTCGGCCATCTGGCCCGGCTGCTGCCCCCGATGCGCAAGGTGGACGCGGCGGCCGCATAA
- a CDS encoding D-alanyl-D-alanine carboxypeptidase family protein: MRFFAALLFSFVALTAHAQVPPAPALAAKAWLLVDMGTGQALVEHNADERIEPASLTKLMTAYVVSAALKAHTLSGDQIVPVSEKAWKMGGSRMFIEPRHQVTVDQLMHGMVVQSGNDASVALAEVVAGSEEAFAALMNREAQRLGMTHTHFVNATGLPDPEHYTTARDLSLLAAAIVRDFPDHYDLYSIKEYSYNNITQPNRNRLLWLDPTVDGIKTGHTETAGYCLIASAKRGARRLISVVLGTDSDAMRTQESLKLLNFGFRFYDTVQLYTAGQSVSSFRVWQGTADQVKVGFDKDFVLSIPKGQADKLQVTLNSEQPLEAPVRKGQAVGKLTLTLEGKTIGTYPVQALEEVPLAGWFGRTWDSLQLWIKSL; the protein is encoded by the coding sequence ATGCGCTTTTTCGCTGCACTGCTGTTTTCATTCGTCGCCCTGACCGCCCATGCCCAAGTCCCGCCCGCGCCTGCGCTGGCCGCCAAGGCCTGGCTGCTGGTCGACATGGGTACCGGGCAGGCGCTCGTCGAGCACAATGCCGACGAACGCATCGAGCCGGCCTCGCTCACCAAGCTGATGACCGCCTATGTGGTCTCCGCGGCCCTGAAGGCCCACACCCTGAGCGGCGACCAGATCGTGCCGGTGTCGGAAAAGGCCTGGAAGATGGGCGGCTCGCGCATGTTCATCGAGCCGCGCCACCAGGTCACCGTGGATCAGCTGATGCATGGCATGGTGGTCCAGTCGGGCAACGACGCCAGCGTGGCGCTGGCCGAAGTGGTGGCCGGCTCCGAAGAGGCCTTCGCGGCGCTCATGAACCGGGAGGCCCAGCGCCTGGGCATGACCCACACCCATTTCGTCAACGCCACCGGGCTGCCGGATCCGGAGCACTACACCACGGCGCGCGACCTGAGCCTGCTCGCCGCGGCCATCGTGCGGGACTTTCCCGACCATTACGACCTGTATTCCATCAAGGAGTACAGCTACAACAACATCACCCAGCCCAACCGCAACCGGCTGCTGTGGCTCGACCCGACCGTGGACGGCATCAAGACCGGGCATACCGAGACCGCCGGCTACTGCCTGATCGCCTCGGCCAAGCGCGGTGCGCGGCGCCTGATCTCGGTGGTGCTGGGCACCGATTCGGATGCCATGCGCACCCAGGAATCGCTCAAGCTGCTCAACTTCGGCTTCCGCTTCTACGACACCGTGCAGCTGTACACGGCGGGCCAGTCGGTCTCCAGCTTCCGCGTGTGGCAAGGCACGGCGGACCAGGTCAAGGTCGGCTTCGACAAGGACTTCGTGCTCTCCATCCCCAAGGGGCAGGCGGATAAGCTGCAGGTCACCCTCAACAGCGAACAGCCGCTCGAAGCGCCGGTGCGCAAGGGGCAGGCGGTGGGCAAGCTCACCCTCACGCTGGAGGGCAAGACCATCGGCACCTATCCGGTCCAGGCCCTCGAGGAGGTGCCGCTGGCGGGCTGGTTCGGCCGCACCTGGGATTCGCTGCAGCTGTGGATCAAGAGCCTCTGA